From Aquabacter sp. L1I39, the proteins below share one genomic window:
- a CDS encoding linear amide C-N hydrolase yields the protein MITKTAGRIAAKLAIVAATLLPLQQAQACTSFLLKSVDGGYTYGRTLEFGLPLQSQLIVVPRQFALTGTGPDGKAGTGLPWTVKYGAVGANAFGLPVLVDGMNEAGLVGGMLYLPGLALYQDVPAAEARTSIAAHELLTYLLTSFATVAEVKAGLPKIKVNRAILAQLKMATPMHITLHDAGGASLVIEYTGGVLHMHDNPTTILTNAPTFDWHVTSLSNYLGLSPFNPDPVKIGALTLSPPSTGAGAAGMPGDMSSPSRFIRAFLYWRAAPEQKTSAETVDIAFHILNNFDIPPGIIRTSADAAAGGGVSAIETTEWTSVADLKTKRYYLRTYGNSQTRVLDLAKANFDAKEVKSFSIDGPPAFIDVLK from the coding sequence ATGATAACAAAGACTGCCGGACGGATCGCTGCCAAGCTCGCGATCGTCGCCGCCACGTTGCTGCCTCTCCAGCAGGCACAAGCCTGCACGTCGTTTCTCCTGAAATCCGTCGATGGCGGCTATACCTATGGCCGCACCCTGGAATTCGGATTGCCGTTGCAATCGCAGCTGATCGTGGTGCCCCGCCAGTTCGCCTTGACGGGCACCGGGCCGGATGGAAAAGCGGGAACCGGGCTGCCCTGGACGGTGAAATACGGGGCGGTGGGCGCCAATGCCTTCGGCCTGCCGGTGCTGGTGGACGGCATGAATGAGGCCGGCCTTGTGGGTGGCATGCTCTATCTGCCGGGTCTCGCGCTCTACCAGGACGTGCCCGCGGCCGAGGCGCGCACCTCCATCGCCGCCCACGAATTGCTCACCTATCTCCTCACCAGCTTTGCCACGGTGGCGGAGGTGAAGGCCGGCCTGCCCAAGATCAAGGTCAACCGGGCGATCCTCGCCCAGTTGAAGATGGCGACCCCCATGCACATCACCTTGCATGATGCCGGCGGCGCGAGCCTTGTGATCGAATATACCGGCGGGGTCCTGCACATGCACGACAACCCCACCACCATCCTGACCAACGCGCCCACCTTCGACTGGCACGTCACCAGCCTCAGCAACTATCTGGGCCTGTCGCCCTTTAATCCCGATCCGGTGAAGATCGGCGCGCTCACGCTTTCTCCCCCGAGCACCGGCGCCGGAGCGGCGGGGATGCCGGGCGACATGTCCTCGCCCTCGCGCTTCATCCGCGCCTTCCTCTACTGGCGGGCCGCGCCGGAGCAGAAGACGAGCGCGGAAACGGTGGATATCGCCTTCCACATCCTCAACAATTTCGACATCCCTCCGGGCATCATCCGCACGTCTGCCGATGCGGCCGCCGGCGGTGGCGTCTCGGCGATCGAAACCACCGAATGGACCTCGGTCGCGGATCTCAAGACCAAGCGCTATTACCTGCGCACCTATGGCAACAGCCAGACGCGGGTGCTGGACCTGGCCAAGGCCAACTTCGACGCCAAGGAGGTGAAGTCCTTCAGCATCGATGGCCCGCCGGCCTTTATCGACGTACTGAAATGA
- a CDS encoding FAD binding domain-containing protein, with protein MDLNTVKDISRPSSRPELDDVRPGDAWLAGGTWLFSEPQPNITRLVDLSGLNWGGPRLTSEGLDIPATTTIADLNAFAAAAPWPAAPLFGQCCAALLASFKIWNMATVGGNLCMALPAGAMISLTAALNALCLIWSPGGGERQMAAMDFVRGPLDTALAPGEVLRAILVPHAALARRTAMRKISLSRLGRSAALVVGTQAPLSQGLDLTITASTPRPVRLAFAEFPDAVTLRARLDAALPPPAYHDDIHGRPDWRRHVTAILAEEVRAELAGGGRP; from the coding sequence ATGGACCTGAACACGGTCAAGGACATCAGCCGGCCTTCGAGCCGGCCGGAGCTGGATGACGTCCGTCCGGGCGATGCCTGGCTTGCAGGCGGGACGTGGCTGTTTTCCGAGCCGCAGCCGAATATCACGCGGCTTGTGGACCTCTCTGGCCTGAACTGGGGCGGGCCGCGCCTCACGAGCGAGGGCCTCGACATTCCCGCCACCACCACCATCGCGGATCTCAACGCCTTCGCCGCCGCCGCCCCCTGGCCCGCCGCGCCTCTGTTCGGCCAGTGCTGCGCCGCCCTTTTGGCCTCGTTCAAGATCTGGAACATGGCGACCGTGGGCGGCAATCTGTGCATGGCCCTGCCCGCCGGAGCCATGATCTCGCTCACCGCAGCCCTCAATGCCCTCTGTCTCATCTGGTCCCCCGGTGGCGGAGAGCGGCAGATGGCCGCGATGGATTTCGTACGTGGGCCGCTCGACACGGCGCTCGCGCCCGGCGAGGTGCTGCGTGCGATCCTCGTGCCGCACGCCGCCCTCGCTCGCCGCACCGCCATGCGGAAGATCTCCCTGAGCCGCCTCGGGCGGTCCGCCGCCCTTGTGGTGGGCACGCAGGCGCCCCTCTCCCAGGGCCTCGACCTCACCATCACCGCTTCCACGCCTCGGCCGGTGCGGCTCGCTTTTGCCGAATTCCCCGACGCCGTGACGCTGCGCGCCCGCCTCGACGCGGCACTGCCGCCTCCTGCCTATCACGACGACATCCATGGCCGCCCGGACTGGCGGCGGCATGTCACCGCCATCCTCGCCGAAGAGGTGCGCGCGGAATTGGCGGGAGGTGGTCGGCCATGA